A section of the Ogataea parapolymorpha DL-1 chromosome II, whole genome shotgun sequence genome encodes:
- a CDS encoding Mitochondrial ATP-dependent protease PIM1/LON gives MSSKSSEWQVELPVHRLERNLIFLPGITYRVVFDKQKALDLASRWSATERSEPVSAIASRFGLSSKRLVACVPGYPDSDTCTVCVVNGFYEMSETTVVSFKGFTRGYIVQYDEETVTVEIQEETHVEKPDTKDIIRFFDNIDEFLTNYKDEGTLDPDDKEERSRHILLRLTPLATLLNAQLSASDVSTGLKRLRQAYGRKSGDFAHYNDVLVALFPFPIELKISYLRSKGAERIEVFNKCVAFANKVFEEHLNTSYLSEIWSSLDHRSGKSQGNLSRSQFISNHLRNLRRLVEDMGLTRATGRGSRTAEDDDENKGIQDFVDSLDKYLINEDGKRLITKDFQRLKQMQSSSSDYQVLRAYLEIIMDLPWQRLDSFVESVDVDLARAREQLDADHYGMESAKERILEYLAVLNLHNQKQPRHEPEFVYGSGDEPPTKQRPASTLKAPILLLTGPPGVGKTSLARSIASTLGRKFQRISVGGLNDFADLKGHRRTYVGAIPGLIVQALRRSQSMNPVILLDEVDKIGSNSRKGDPEAALLEILDPEQNTNFHDHYIGFPIDLSQILFVCTSNDLWQLSDPLRDRMEVIELAGYNYMEKVEICKKYIIPRQLERAGLASDAVAMDDETILKMATHYTSEPGIRNLERLIAAICRGKAVETQMGEATKTVTVHDLAKYIGSPSHLRATAAGETKFQKGYGVVNGLSYNSDGSGSLLRFEMIGLPGSQKMNCTGRLGEVLLESSQIANTLVGYLLHNNLVAGTQEFRDELLKRYENTSVHLHVPEGAISKDGPSAGITMTLCLMSLVLRKKVPETLAMTGEITLTGKVLPIGGVREKLLGAHLAGKVNKVLLPRQNRKDVIEDYIYNLRNRELAKELFAKFLDEEEQLLKEGRTQAGEPEKWVYQTLGLEIVYVDDFSDVLASVWEGEVLLTGGIREARI, from the coding sequence ATGTCTTCCAAGTCTTCAGAGTGGCAAGTGGAACTGCCTGTTCACCGGTTGGAGCGCAACCTGATTTTTCTTCCCGGGATCACTTATCgtgttgtttttgataaGCAAAAGGCTCTTGATCTGGCTTCGAGATGGTCCGCTACCGAACGCTCAGAACCTGTTTCGGCAATTGCCTCGCGCTTTGGTCTTTCTTCTAAGCGTTTGGTTGCCTGTGTGCCTGGCTATCCAGACTCGGACACATGCACCGTCTGTGTGGTGAACGGCTTTTACGAGATGAGCGAGACGACCGTGGTGAGTTTCAAGGGCTTTACGCGGGGCTATATTGTGCAATACGATGAGGAGACCGTAACTGTTGAGATTCAGGAGGAAACGCATGTGGAAAAGCCCGACACGAAAGACATAATCCGCTTCTTTGACAACATAGACGAGTTTCTAACCAACTACAAGGACGAGGGCACGTTGGACCCAGACGACAAGGAGGAACGCTCGCGGCACATTCTGTTGCGGCTGACGCCTCTTGCAACGCTCTTGAATGCTCAGCTGTCTGCGTCAGACGTGTCGACAGGCCTGAAACGACTGAGACAAGCGTACGGGCGAAAATCAGGAGATTTTGCTCACTACAACGACGTTCTTGTTGCGTTGTTTCCATTTCCAATTGAACTGAAGATTTCGTATCTGAGGTCCAAAGGAGCGGAACGTATCGAAGTATTTAACAAATGCGTGGCGTTCGCGAACAAGGTGTTTGAAGAACATCTTAATACCAGCTATTTGTCGGAGATTTGGAGCAGTCTTGATCACCGGAGCGGCAAGTCGCAGGGCAATTTGTCGCGCTCGCAGTTTATCTCAAACCATCTGCGGAATTTGCGTCGGTTAGTTGAGGATATGGGTCTCACGCGAGCCACAGGCCGTGGCAGCAGAACGGCTGAGGACGATGACGAAAATAAGGGCATCCAGGATTTTGTCGACTCTTTGGACAAATACTTGATCAATGAGGACGGTAAGAGACTTATTACGAAAGACTTTCAGAGACTCAAACAGATGCAGTCCAGTTCCTCGGATTACCAGGTATTAAGAGCGTATCTGGAGATTATCATGGATCTTCCGTGGCAGCGGCTCGACTCTTTCGTGGAATCGGTTGATGTGGACCTTGCGCGTGCGCGAGAGCAACTGGATGCCGATCATTACGGCATGGAGAGTGCCAAGGAGAGAATACTAGAGTATCTGGCAGTGTTGAATCTGCAcaatcaaaaacagccGAGACACGAGCCGGAATTTGTATACGGCAGCGGAGACGAGCCTCCAACGAAACAGCGCCCGGCGTCCACCCTGAAAGCGCCAATCCTGCTTCTCACAGGCCCTCCCGGCGTTGGAAAAACGTCGTTGGCGCGGTCAATTGCCAGCACTCTGGGGCGAAAGTTCCAGAGGATCAGTGTTGGTGGACTAAATGATTTTGCAGACCTGAAGGGCCACAGAAGAACTTATGTTGGTGCAATTCCAGGGCTAATAGTCCAAGCCCTGCGGCGTTCTCAGTCAATGAATCCGGTGATTTTATTGGACGAGGTGGACAAGATCGGTTCCAACTCTCGGAAAGGGGACCCTGAGGCTGCtctgctggaaattctggacCCTGAACAAAACACCAATTTCCACGACCACTACATCGGCTTCCCCATAGATCTCTCACAGATACTGTTTGTGTGCACCTCGAATGATCTATGGCAGCTAAGTGATCCTTTGCGTGACCGGATGGAGGTAATTGAACTTGCAGGATACAATTATATGGAAAAAGTTGAGATTTGCAAGAAATACATTATTCCGCGCCAATTGGAACGTGCAGGACTTGCTAGCGACGCGGTGGCcatggacgacgagacgaTCCTGAAGATGGCCACGCACTACACCAGCGAGCCGGGAATTCGAAATCTTGAACGGCTGATTGCGGCTATCTGTCGAGGAAAGGCTGTTGAGACGCAAATGGGCGAGGCCACCAAAACGGTGACTGTGCACGATCTCGCAAAATATATTGGCAGTCCGTCGCATCTTCGTGCTACAGCGGCAGGTGAGACCAAATTTCAGAAAGGGTACGGCGTGGTCAACGGATTGTCCTACAACTCTGACGGGTCGGGGTCTCTTTTACGATTTGAGATGATCGGTCTTCCTGGTTCGCAAAAGATGAACTGCACTGGACGCTTGGGAGAGGTGTTATTGGAGAGCTCCCAGATAGCAAATACTCTTGTTGGATACCTGCTACACAACAATTTGGTGGCCGGCACTCAAGAATTTAGAGACGAACTGCTCAAACGATACGAGAACACTAGCGTTCATTTGCACGTTCCCGAAGGTGCAATCTCGAAAGATGGGCCTTCGGCGGGAATCACCATGACATTGTGCTTGATGTCCCTGGTTTTGCGCAAAAAAGTGCCGGAAACGCTTGCCATGACTGGAGAAATCACGCTTACCGGCAAAGTGCTCCCAATCGGAGGAGTGAGAGAAAAACTACTGGGCGCACACCTTGCAGGCAAGGTGAACAAGGTGCTGCTTCCACGGCAGAACCGCAAGGATGTTATTGAAGATTATATCTATAATCTAAGGAATAGGGAGCTAgccaaagagctttttgctAAATTcctcgacgaggaagagcagcttctTAAGGAGGGCCGCACGCAAGCCGGAGAGCCTGAAAAATGGGTCTATCAGACTTTGGGGCTCGAGATTGTGTATGTTGACGACTTCAGTGACGTGCTGGCAAGTGTGTGGGAAGGTGAGGTGCTGCTCACCGGCGGAATTCGCGAAGCTCGTATTTAG
- a CDS encoding Ubiquitin-conjugating enzyme E2 13: MSLPKRIIRETERLVSDPVPGITAVPHEDNLRYFNVTIDGPSGSPYEGGKFKLELFLPDDYPMLAPKVRFLTKIYHPNIDRLGRICLDVLKANWSPALQVRTILLSIQALLSSPNPDDPLANEVAEEWKSNEQNAIKTAREWTERFAQ; this comes from the exons ATGTCACTACCAAAGAGAATTATTAGA GAAACTGAACGGCTAGTATCAGACCCTGTGCCGGGTATCACAGCAGTGCCACATGAAGACAACTTGCGCTACTTCAACGTGACCATTGACGGTCCCTCCGGTTCGCCATACGAGGGAGGCAAATTCAAGcttgagctgtttttgcCGGACGACTACCCAATGCTGGCTCCTAAAGTGCGTTTTTTGACCAAGATATACCATCCAAACATTGACAGACTGGGAAGAATCTGTCTCGACGTCCTAAAGGCCAACTGGTCTCCAGCATTGCAAGTGCGCACCATTTTGCTGTCTATCCAAGCACTGCTGAGCTCGCCAAACCCAGACGACCCACTAGCGAACGAGGTGGCTGAGGAATGGAAGAGCAATGAGCAAAATGCAATCAAAACCGCCAGAGAGTGGACTGAAAGATTTGCACAGTAA